From the genome of Deltaproteobacteria bacterium:
CCGTGCAGTTCCCATGGCGTAACGTTTGCTGATGTCATCGATATATTTCTGGAATGGCATTATAAACCTGATTCACAGAGAGTTTTTAGAAATATGATTAAAGAACAAGATAAACTAAATACATGTATGTATCAAAAATGATACTATCTCGTTCATCATGAAAGAAGAGTTAAGAATTGAATATAATCATAACTGTTAATTCAGAAGTGTTAATAAAAAATTTGAGATTAGTTTATAATTATTTCATATGTCAGATAAAAAAGAAGACAAGTTCTCACCCGATCTCAATTTCCACAACAAAAATGAGGAAGAGGTTGAGAACCTTACGTTCTACAGTAAAGATGGAAAGTTTTATCAAAAAACAGATGACGATGAATGGGTAGAGGTTACTGCGCTCAGCGAGGGAGAGGAGAAGCAATAAAAAATGAGCGAAAAGGTAAATCCGCACACACTCTTGAAAGAAGTGATAGAACCAGTGCTTGAAAACATAGCGGGCGAAATAAATTCAACCAGAGGAGCTGAAGGTTATATTGCTAAGACAGGCTCCTGCAAGCCGTACTTAAATCCCGAGCACCCCGTACTTGGTGCACGGTCTATATCTATATATCGCGACTGATATCACGAAACTACAGTCTCAGTATTTTGTACCAGCGACTCAGATGTATTATTTATTCAAGATGTCCGTGTAATAATGGGGCTTTCTAGGATAAAATTAGAAATGGTTAATGAAGTAAATGTAGAATCCGCTGTAACAGAGAAACTAGAATTATAGCTTTTCGATTCCTGCTCTAACAGTTACTAATTCATCCCACCTCGTAGTATATCTATTTGAAATTCTAGCTCGTCTCATACCCCAGGGTCTTTCATACCCGGAGGCTCCGGACCTTACTGTCTCTCTTCCCCACTGAGTGTTGATTTTGTCCATCGCATCTGTCAATCTCTTGTGCCCTGAATGATCAAACTTAGTAAAGAGGTTTTGTTGGACTTCACAAGCCGGAGCTAAATTCATGAGGGCAACGCCTGCTTTTTTGTACGCATAACCTTTTCTGTAAATTTTGCTTAGAAGATGGAGTGCATATTTAATAAGCATTGGAGTGTATGCCGTTGGCTCTGGTAATCTGCATGACATGATATTGCTATATTGTGGGTTCTCAGGTTTAAATCGGTTTGTCTCAATCCAGACCGATATGTGATCACAAATAGATTTTTGTGCACGGAGCTTTTCAGCGGCTCGGGTTGCATATGTGGCTATGGCCTCGGAAACCTCCGTGTAATCTTCTACATCCTTTCCGAAGGACCTCGAGCTTACAATCTCTTTTTTGTCCGGGATTGCTTCTTCAAGATCGATGCATGACTGGCCGCGCAACTCCCACACAGTTCTAAGTCCCTGTACGGTCATGTTCTTTCTAATAAAACCGTCATAAGCATTCTTAAGATCATGTGCTGTCTTTATACCGTGTCTGCTTAAGAGCTTCGTATATTGCCAGCCAACCCCCCATACATCTTCAACCTCCACGCTTGCGAGAAAATCATCGAGCCTGGGGTGATCCGTAATATCCAGCACCCCCTGACACATCTTGTTTTTCTTGGCTAATTTATTGGCTATTTTTGCAAGCGTCTTTGTAGGCCCGATTCCCACCGAGACAGGTATGCCCGTCCATCGAAGAACCTCGGCCCTTATCTCTCGTCCATAAGCGGTGAGATTTGTTTTTCCAAAGCCGTCAAGTGAGAGAAACGATTCATCGATAGAATAGTTTTCAATATGGGGAGAGAATTGAGATAACACCTCATGTACTCTATGCGACATGTCTGCATAGAGCGTATAATTGCTTGAGTAGAGATGGATGTTGTGTTTCTTTACAATGCCCATGAATTTGAATATAGGAGCTCCCATAGAAACGAATTGCTTGGCTTCTTCAGATAACGCCACTGCACACCCATCATTGTTAGAAAGGACAATTACTGGCCTGCCGTTGAGTCCGGGATTAAAGACTCTTTCACAGGAAACATAGAAGTTATTGCAATCTACTAGGGCGAATATGGTCATGGGAATATCAGAGCTTATGTATGCTGTAGGTAACCACTCCCCAGATCATAAAGTCCATCTCCGGCGTTATCTCATGTGGGAAGAACTTCGGGTTCTCCGGCACGAGGTAAACCTTTCCAAGCCGGTTATCCACATGGTATCTCTTAACCGTAAACTCTCCGTTGAGCCATGCGATGATAATCCTATCTTTCACCTCTTCAATCGCCTTGTCTATTACTAATATATCGTTCGGGAAAATACCTGCGCCTACCATGCTATCTCCTTCAGCTCGGGCATAGTATGTGGCCGCGGGGTGTTTGATGAGATACTTGTTCAAATCTAGTTTCTCTTCCAGATAGTCATCCGCAGGTGATGGGAAACCAGTTCCGCAGGGAATACGTAATGTTGCCAGCGGAAGTCTCGGGCTGTGCGCTGTATCAAGTATTCCAAGCTCTCTTAATATCATGGTTATCTCCTTTTTATGTCACACATTTTACACATTCCGGTATATCGTTTTTGGGTGAATTGACTATTGTTGAGACCTCATACATTTCCATTTCTTTTGATGGATAGGGTTTTAAGAGTGGCTTTAATTTCTCGGGGTCTTTGAGTTCAGGATCGAGCCATGTGCCTTCATCTTTCTGGTGTAGTATGACCGGCATCTGATTGTGGATCGGTTTTAGAAGTTCATTGTTGTCTGTGGTAATGATGGTGAATGTAGTAAGCGGCTCTTCTCCCTTGGTCCATATGTCCCACAATCCGGCGAAAGCAAACGGCTCCCCTGAAGAGAGCCTGATGAAATAGGGTATCTTCGATTTTTTATCGGTCTTTTTCCATTCATAGAATCCGTCTGCCAATACGAGACAGCGCCGTTTTCTGAGCGGATTTTTAAAGCTGTTCTTATTTTCAATTCCTTCTGCTTTGGCGTTAATCATTTTGTATCCGATGTTAGTGTTCTTCGCCCAGAACGGCACCAGGCTCCATCTCGTCAGTTTCAGCACACGCTGGTCATCCTCGACGATGACGACCGGGTGCATCTGCGAGGGGGCGATGTTATAGCGCGGCTCCAGAAGGACCCCTTGCGGATCGGTAAAGCCGAACCTGCTTTGAAGATCGTCCTTGTCCGTCGATCTGACAAACCGTCCGCACATAGATATTTCATAGGATATGTCAGGATCGGGAGGTCAACTAGGTATGAATTTTGCTATAAATTAGGGCAGGGAACTACTATCTCGGCCAATAATATATGTCGAGGTCAAGAAATCTGTATTACATAAAATGTTCTTGCTACTTCTTTTT
Proteins encoded in this window:
- a CDS encoding Y-family DNA polymerase, producing the protein MTIFALVDCNNFYVSCERVFNPGLNGRPVIVLSNNDGCAVALSEEAKQFVSMGAPIFKFMGIVKKHNIHLYSSNYTLYADMSHRVHEVLSQFSPHIENYSIDESFLSLDGFGKTNLTAYGREIRAEVLRWTGIPVSVGIGPTKTLAKIANKLAKKNKMCQGVLDITDHPRLDDFLASVEVEDVWGVGWQYTKLLSRHGIKTAHDLKNAYDGFIRKNMTVQGLRTVWELRGQSCIDLEEAIPDKKEIVSSRSFGKDVEDYTEVSEAIATYATRAAEKLRAQKSICDHISVWIETNRFKPENPQYSNIMSCRLPEPTAYTPMLIKYALHLLSKIYRKGYAYKKAGVALMNLAPACEVQQNLFTKFDHSGHKRLTDAMDKINTQWGRETVRSGASGYERPWGMRRARISNRYTTRWDELVTVRAGIEKL
- the umuD gene encoding translesion error-prone DNA polymerase V autoproteolytic subunit; this translates as MILRELGILDTAHSPRLPLATLRIPCGTGFPSPADDYLEEKLDLNKYLIKHPAATYYARAEGDSMVGAGIFPNDILVIDKAIEEVKDRIIIAWLNGEFTVKRYHVDNRLGKVYLVPENPKFFPHEITPEMDFMIWGVVTYSIHKL
- a CDS encoding SOS response-associated peptidase, with the protein product MCGRFVRSTDKDDLQSRFGFTDPQGVLLEPRYNIAPSQMHPVVIVEDDQRVLKLTRWSLVPFWAKNTNIGYKMINAKAEGIENKNSFKNPLRKRRCLVLADGFYEWKKTDKKSKIPYFIRLSSGEPFAFAGLWDIWTKGEEPLTTFTIITTDNNELLKPIHNQMPVILHQKDEGTWLDPELKDPEKLKPLLKPYPSKEMEMYEVSTIVNSPKNDIPECVKCVT